Proteins from a genomic interval of Phycisphaerae bacterium:
- a CDS encoding DNA topoisomerase IV subunit A, with product MAKTKSKKRSTKSAKGSATAAKIIGLAEGVVASASKKKDPAVNIPLRALSNAKYNREKRIIEMGSKAQSRTFFNLGQAKNFMQTVLIASGCKKLIDADKTVSIRGLYYLTKHTIPGTSEKTFNEQSESDPIIEDLEVSLESLREELHVFADNRGSIAGNLTIVSRGDEIDLRRMGAGGFSIPSIVEPDVFAFRKCEAKFILHVEKGTVWQRFNEDKFWQKSNCILTHGGGQPPRGVRRLLYRMHHELKLPVYCLLDNDPWGYYIYSVIKQGSINLAFESKRMAIPDARLIGIRSRDFEEFKLSDDVKIAVDDKDIKRAKQILDYPWFKGKKEWAKEIDTMLKHGFKMEVESLLTKSISFVTETYVPQRLKQKSVWLD from the coding sequence ATGGCCAAGACCAAATCAAAAAAGCGTTCAACCAAATCAGCAAAAGGCAGCGCCACCGCGGCAAAGATCATCGGTCTCGCCGAAGGCGTCGTCGCCTCGGCGTCAAAAAAGAAAGACCCGGCGGTCAACATCCCCCTGCGCGCCCTCTCCAACGCCAAGTACAACCGCGAAAAGCGCATCATCGAAATGGGCAGCAAGGCCCAGTCGCGGACCTTCTTCAACCTCGGCCAGGCCAAGAACTTCATGCAGACCGTGCTCATCGCCAGCGGCTGCAAGAAACTGATCGACGCCGACAAGACGGTCAGCATCCGCGGTCTCTACTACCTGACCAAGCACACCATCCCCGGCACGAGCGAGAAGACCTTCAACGAGCAGTCCGAGAGCGACCCCATCATCGAAGACCTGGAAGTCTCGCTCGAATCGCTCCGCGAGGAACTGCACGTCTTCGCCGACAATCGCGGCAGCATCGCCGGCAACCTCACCATCGTCAGCCGCGGCGACGAGATCGACCTGCGCCGCATGGGCGCGGGCGGCTTCTCCATCCCCAGCATCGTCGAGCCGGACGTCTTCGCGTTTCGCAAGTGCGAGGCCAAGTTCATCCTCCACGTCGAAAAAGGCACGGTCTGGCAGCGCTTCAACGAGGATAAGTTCTGGCAGAAGAGCAACTGCATCCTCACCCACGGCGGCGGTCAGCCCCCGCGCGGCGTCCGCCGGCTGCTCTACCGGATGCACCACGAACTCAAGCTGCCGGTCTATTGCCTGCTCGATAACGACCCGTGGGGGTATTACATCTACAGCGTCATCAAGCAGGGCTCGATCAACCTCGCCTTCGAGTCGAAGCGGATGGCGATCCCCGACGCCCGGCTGATCGGCATCCGCAGCCGCGACTTCGAGGAATTCAAGTTGTCCGACGACGTGAAGATCGCCGTGGATGACAAGGACATCAAGCGGGCCAAGCAGATCCTCGATTACCCGTGGTTCAAGGGCAAGAAGGAGTGGGCCAAAGAGATCGACACGATGCTCAAGCACGGTTTCAAGATGGAGGTGGAATCGCTGCTGACGAAAAGCATCAGCTTCGTGACGGAGACGTACGTGCCGCAGCGGTTGAAGCAAAAAAGCGTGTGGTTGGATTGA